The proteins below come from a single Sphingomonas carotinifaciens genomic window:
- a CDS encoding acyl-CoA dehydrogenase C-terminal domain-containing protein, which translates to MQVYQAPLRDMRFVLHELFADDGFGDLPGFEEFSPDLYDAVLEEAARMAQEVLLPLNASGDIEGCRLENGVVRTPEGFARAYATFRDGGWAALASPPEYGGQGLPETVNKLVEEMICAANLSFSLYPGLTHGATTAIEGHGSEALKAAYLPKMVSGEWAGTMCLTEAHCGTDLGLLRTRAEPREDGSFAITGGKIFISSGDHGLTDNIIHLVLARLPDAPAGVKGISLFLVPKYLPGADGAVGAANGVSVAGIEHKMGLKASATCQIAFDGSTGWLVGEANKGLAAMFTMMNTERVSVGIQGLGINEIAYQSAVAYARERLQGRSLTGAQRPDLPADPIIVHPDVRRMLMTMRVYAQGCRALGQWTSRALDAEKHSTDPAVKQRAGDFVALMTPVVKALFTDLAFDAANLGVQVHGGHGYIREHGVEQFVRDARIAQIYEGTNGVQALDLVGRKMPAHMGRALRPFFHAVSALCEETAGHGDKAIAGWTAALHQSFGALQLTTGMIAQKGMKDPEEAGAAATDYLRMLGLVGIGYTFLKAAVIAQARLDEGHDDAAFYRAKLATAGFFFDRILPQATTGFLVIKSGKRSTMALPADAF; encoded by the coding sequence ATGCAAGTCTATCAGGCTCCGTTGCGCGACATGCGCTTCGTCCTTCACGAACTGTTCGCCGATGACGGTTTCGGCGATCTGCCCGGTTTCGAGGAGTTCTCCCCCGACCTGTACGATGCCGTTCTCGAAGAGGCGGCGCGGATGGCGCAGGAGGTGCTGTTGCCGCTCAACGCCAGCGGCGACATCGAAGGATGCCGGCTGGAAAACGGCGTCGTCCGCACGCCAGAGGGCTTTGCGCGCGCCTATGCCACCTTCCGTGACGGCGGCTGGGCAGCACTTGCCTCGCCGCCCGAATATGGGGGACAGGGCCTGCCGGAGACGGTGAACAAGCTGGTCGAGGAAATGATCTGTGCGGCCAATCTGTCGTTCAGCCTGTATCCCGGCCTGACCCACGGTGCGACCACCGCGATCGAGGGGCATGGTTCGGAGGCGCTGAAGGCGGCCTATCTGCCCAAGATGGTCAGTGGCGAATGGGCGGGCACCATGTGCCTGACCGAGGCGCATTGCGGCACCGATCTCGGCCTGCTCCGTACCAGGGCCGAACCGCGCGAGGATGGCAGCTTTGCGATCACCGGTGGCAAGATCTTCATCTCGTCGGGCGACCACGGCCTGACCGACAACATCATCCATCTGGTCCTCGCCCGCCTGCCCGATGCGCCGGCGGGGGTGAAGGGGATCAGCCTGTTCCTGGTGCCCAAATATCTGCCGGGTGCCGATGGTGCGGTCGGCGCGGCGAACGGCGTGTCGGTGGCCGGCATCGAGCACAAGATGGGCCTGAAGGCATCCGCCACCTGCCAGATCGCGTTCGACGGCTCCACCGGTTGGCTGGTCGGCGAGGCGAACAAGGGGCTGGCCGCGATGTTCACGATGATGAACACCGAGCGCGTCTCGGTGGGCATCCAGGGCCTCGGCATCAACGAGATCGCGTATCAGTCCGCGGTCGCCTATGCCCGCGAACGCCTGCAGGGGCGCTCGCTGACGGGGGCGCAGCGGCCGGATCTGCCCGCCGACCCGATCATCGTCCACCCCGACGTCCGCCGCATGCTGATGACCATGCGCGTCTATGCGCAAGGGTGCCGGGCGCTCGGCCAGTGGACTTCGCGCGCGCTCGATGCCGAGAAGCACAGCACCGATCCGGCGGTGAAGCAGCGTGCCGGCGATTTCGTCGCGCTGATGACGCCGGTGGTGAAGGCGCTGTTCACCGACCTTGCCTTCGATGCCGCAAACCTGGGCGTGCAGGTGCATGGCGGCCACGGCTATATCCGCGAACACGGCGTCGAGCAGTTCGTTCGCGATGCGCGGATCGCCCAGATCTACGAGGGCACCAACGGCGTCCAGGCGCTCGATCTGGTCGGCCGCAAGATGCCCGCGCATATGGGCCGGGCGCTGCGGCCTTTCTTCCACGCCGTCTCGGCCTTGTGCGAGGAAACGGCGGGGCACGGCGACAAGGCGATCGCGGGATGGACCGCGGCACTGCACCAGAGCTTCGGCGCGCTTCAGCTCACCACGGGCATGATCGCGCAAAAGGGCATGAAGGACCCGGAGGAAGCGGGCGCGGCGGCAACCGATTACCTGCGCATGCTGGGTCTGGTCGGCATCGGCTACACCTTCCTGAAGGCGGCGGTGATCGCGCAGGCGCGGCTGGACGAGGGGCATGACGATGCCGCCTTCTACCGCGCGAAGCTGGCGACTGCGGGCTTCTTCTTCGACCGCATCCTGCCGCAGGCGACGACCGGTTTCCTGGTCATCAAGTCGGGCAAGCGATCGACCATGGCGCTGCCCGCCGACGCCTTCTGA
- a CDS encoding glutamine amidotransferase-related protein gives MTGRIEAAVARGITATEAGRGHPLLAGRPGAWDAAAIHTDEVEQLPDGAVLLAGNGVTRVQAAEIRHDRGVFWGVQYHPELAPGEIAVAIRHQADSLVESGLATDAEAVERRAALLDRLQHDPADRAARWELGVDGEFAEEDGRRRELANFIAAVTQQRG, from the coding sequence ATGACCGGTCGGATCGAGGCGGCGGTGGCGCGCGGCATCACCGCGACCGAGGCGGGGCGCGGGCATCCACTGCTCGCCGGCCGGCCGGGCGCCTGGGATGCGGCGGCGATCCATACCGACGAGGTGGAGCAACTGCCCGACGGCGCCGTGCTGCTCGCCGGCAACGGCGTGACCCGCGTGCAGGCCGCGGAGATCCGGCATGATCGCGGCGTCTTCTGGGGTGTGCAATATCACCCCGAATTGGCGCCCGGTGAGATCGCGGTCGCCATTCGTCATCAGGCGGACTCGCTGGTCGAATCCGGGCTGGCGACCGATGCCGAGGCGGTGGAACGGCGCGCCGCGCTGCTCGACCGGTTGCAGCATGATCCGGCGGACAGGGCCGCGCGCTGGGAGCTGGGCGTCGATGGCGAGTTTGCTGAGGAAGACGGACGACGGCGCGAACTCGCCAATTTCATCGCGGCGGTGACGCAGCAGCGTGGGTGA